The following are from one region of the Sorghum bicolor cultivar BTx623 chromosome 2, Sorghum_bicolor_NCBIv3, whole genome shotgun sequence genome:
- the LOC8063682 gene encoding UDP-glycosyltransferase 91C1, translating to MDTQDQEALHIVVFPWLAFGHMIPFLDLSKRLARRGHAVTFVSTPRNAARLGAVPPELAARLRVVKLDLPAVEGLPDGAESTADVPPEKVELLKKAFDGLAAPFERLVTKGCATAAAGDSEVAAFSKKPDWIILDFAQNWIWPIAQEHKIPCAMFLIFTAGFLAFAGSKQQNEAQPRTTTEDFMVQPPWIPFPTTMSFRRHEAEWIAAAYRPNASGVSDVDRFWQVHHPSCRLIVIRSCPEAEPRLFPLLTDIFAKPAVPASLLLPDDEEDARGGDDGRSFSDAMRWLDEQPQRSVIYVALGSEAPVTADQVRELAFGLELSGARFLWAVRRPVGHSGELLPDGFEARVAGRGVVRAGWVPQVRVLAHAAVGAFLTHCGWGSTVESLFRFGLPLVMLPFITDQGLIARAMAARGVGVEVPRDDADGSFRRDDVAAAVRRVMAEDEGEELARNAREMQKVVGDRAKQEQYVDELVDYLQRYK from the exons ATGGACACCCAAGACCAAGAAGCTCTCCACATCGTCGTGTTCCCATGGCTGGCGTTCGGTCACATGATCCCATTCCTGGATCTCTCCAAGCGGCTGGCGCGGCGCGGCCACGCCGTCACCTTCGTCTCCACGCCGAGGAACGCTGCCAGGCTAGGCGCAGTCCCGCCGGAGCTCGCAGCGCGTCTACGCGTCGTCAAGCTTGACCTGCCTGCCGTCGAGGGCCTCCCGGACGGAGCCGAGTCGACGGCCGACGTCCCGCCGGAGAAGGTCGAGCTCCTCAAGAAGGCGTTCGACGGTCTCGCCGCGCCGTTCGAGCGCCTTGTCACCAAGGGCtgtgccaccgccgccgccggcgactcCGAGGTGGCCGCGTTCTCGAAGAAGCCCGACTGGATCATCCTCGACTTCGCTCAAAACTGGATTTGGCCAATCGCTCAAGAACACAAG ATCCCGTGCGCCATGTTCCTCATCTTCACAGCAGGCTTCTTGGCCTTCGCCGGCTCGAAGCAGCAGAACGAGGCGCAGCCACGCACGACGACGGAGGACTTCATGGTCCAGCCGCCGTGGATACCGTTCCCGACCACCATGTCCTTCCGCCGCCACGAGGCGGAGTGGATCGCCGCCGCGTACCGGCCCAACGCCTCCGGCGTGTCCGACGTGGACCGCTTCTGGCAGGTGCATCACCCGAGCTGCCGCCTCATCGTCATCCGCAGCTGCCCCGAGGCGGAGCCGCGTCTGTTCCCGCTCCTAACAGACATCTTCGCCAAGCCCGCCGTGCCCGCGAGCCTCCTCCTGCCCGACGACGAGGAAGACGCCCGGGGCGGTGACGACGGGCGGTCCTTCTCTGACGCCATGCGGTGGCTGGACGAGCAGCCGCAGCGGTCGGTCATCTACGTGGCGCTCGGGAGCGAGGCGCCGGTGACGGCGGACCAGGTGCGGGAGCTGGCGTTCGGGCTGGAGCTCTCCGGCGCGCGCTTCCTCTGGGCGGTCCGGCGGCCCGTCGGCCACTCCGGCGAGCTGCTGCCGGACGGTTTCGAGGCCCGCGTGGCGGGGCGCGGGGTGGTGCGCGCCGGGTGGGTGCCGCAGGTGCGCGTGCTGGCGCACGCCGCGGTGGGCGCGTTCCTGACGCACTGCGGCTGGGGCTCCACCGTGGAGAGCCTCTTCCGGTTCGGCCTCCCGCTGGTGATGCTGCCGTTCATAACGGACCAGGGCCTCATCGCGCGAGCCATGGCCGCCAGAGGGGTCGGCGTCGAGGTGCCGAGGGACGACGCTGACGGATCGTTCCGCAGGGACGACGTCGCGGCGGCGGTGCGGCGTGTGATGGCGGAGGATGAGGGCGAGGAGCTCGCGCGCAATGCCAGGGAGATGCAGAAGGTGGTCGGCGACAGGGCAAAGCAAGAGCAGTACGTGGATGAGCTTGTGGACTATTTGCAGCGTTACAAATAA